Proteins co-encoded in one Arachis hypogaea cultivar Tifrunner chromosome 11, arahy.Tifrunner.gnm2.J5K5, whole genome shotgun sequence genomic window:
- the LOC114924667 gene encoding uncharacterized protein, which yields MGNTSSYCSAVYANPHIHRRKELWGDLTRIANMIHGSWIVLGDFNDVLLQSEVRGGQFRLARAEQFAETWEDCGLFDMGAIGRRFTWYRKVKGGVQVAKKLDRAVINQDWRLMFPETYTEVLAHLHSDHCPLFTRCKMAKRATKGHRPFRFQAAWITHPLFRNVVDTAWNRGAPDVVKCLLEVQKDATSFNKKVFGNIFVKKRELERLLNDVQITLESREDQQLRIKEQVLHQELNAVLLQEELLCYQEKEEQNSWLFLEDGSWATETTTLEMAANSFFQKLFSTREDIDLDAMGPFPCPSLSTETCQKLVKPVTSEEVKRAVMTMSSFKAPGPDGFQAIFYKEFWDSLSNDVCRLVKRAFEGEPLNAAIFDTLIVLIPKVEVPSSLREFRPISLCNVIYKIVTKVLVNRFRPFLSEIIGPLQGGFIPGRGTTENIIIAQEIMHFMRNTKSRKGTMAFKIDLEKAYDRVDWRFLKATLVRFGFPKATINLILNCVTSSSLAVLWNGNMLQNFNPKRGLR from the exons ATGGGCAATACATCTAGTTACTGCAGTGCGGTGTATGCTAATCCGCATATACATCGGCGTAAAGAACTGTGGGGTGACTTGACAAGGATTGCTAATATGATCCACGGATCTTGGATTGTGTTAGGGGACTTTAATGATGTTTTGTTGCAGAGTGAAGTTAGAGGGGGGCAATTTAGACTTGCCAGAGCAGAACAATTTGCGGAAACATGGGAGGATTGTGGGCTGTTTGATATGGGGGCTATTGGGAGAAGATTCACTTGGTACAGGAAGGTGAAAGGTGGGGTGCAGGTGGCCAAGAAGCTTGATAGAGCAGTCATCAACCAGGACTGGCGACTAATGTTTCCGGAGACTTATACTGAGGTGCTGGCGCACCTTCACTCTGATCATTGCCCATTATTCACTAGGTGCAAGATGGCAAAGAGGGCTACCAAGGGCCATCGTCCGTTCAGATTCCAGGCTGCGTGGATAACTCATCCTCTTTTTAGGAATGTTGTTGATACAGCTTGGAATAGAGGAGCTCCGGATGTAGTCAAATGTTTGTTGGAGGTTCAAAAAGATGCAACTAGCttcaataaaaaggtttttggcaatatttttgttaagaaaagggAGTTGGAGAGGCTTTTGAATGACGTTCAGATTACTCTGGAAAGTCGAGAAGATCAACAGCTTAGGATCAAAGAGCAAGTTTTGCATCAGGAACTGAATGCTGTCCTTCTTCAAGAAGAGTTGTTGTG TTATCAGGAgaaagaggaacaaaattcatggtTATTTTTGGAGGATGGGTCTTGGGCCACGGAGACTACGACTCTAGAAATGGCGGcaaattctttctttcaaaagcTCTTTTCTACAAGGGAGGATATTGACCTGGACgccatggggccttttccttgCCCGTCTCTTAGTACTGAGACTTGTCAAAAGTTAGTGAAACCGGTGACGTCTGAAGAGGTTAAAAGAGCTGTGATGACCATGAGTTCATTTAAAGCCCCAGGGCCAGATGGATTTCAAGCAATTTTCTACAAAGAGTTCTGGGACTCTCTTAGCAATGATGTGTGTAGATTGGTCAAGCGAGCCTTTGAGGGTGAGCCACTGAATGCGGCTATTTTCGATACTCTCATTGTTCTAATTCCTAAAGTGGAAGTTCCCTCTTCCTTACGGGAGTTTCGGCCTATTAGCttatgtaatgtaatttataaaattgtcacaAAGGTTCTAGTTAACAGGTTCAGACCTTTCCTGTCGGAGATCATTGGTCCTTTGCAAGGAGGGTTCATTCCAGGAAGAGGAACCACAGAGAATATTATCATTGCTCAAGAGATTATGCACTTCATGAGGAACACCAAGTCTCGAAAAGGGACCATGGCAttcaagattgatttggaaaaagcttatGACAGGGTAGACTGGCGTTTTCTGAAAGCTACTTTGGTCCGGTTTGGGTTTCCAAAGGCTACCATTAATCTTATATTGAATTGTGTGACTTCCTCTTCGTTGGCAGTTTTGTGGAATGGGAACATGCTCCAAAATTTCAATCCGAAGAGAGGGTtgag atga